A single window of Lepeophtheirus salmonis chromosome 2, UVic_Lsal_1.4, whole genome shotgun sequence DNA harbors:
- the LOC121113878 gene encoding uncharacterized protein: MDTSKEKNPHALPLFLDKTYNVSQVAENANSILGPDATTKKRTSLYFIESAIRSKSKEEYQHPISLEDVTLTQDHYDTNGARIIRTVSSNLMKRINSLECIGIHELALDLLETNRHDQNILIHNLRKLISNKNVPGLTTLADKTLAPSPNLKLPSKQTIEETITRNQQRQSQQSDLKDHSSINVQKRIQTSRQEDIVIEDDGDAQQGSNANNQNISNRQNNDVSVHSDAVPNNRQERPSHNVRTPNKAPTQQPTSNFNSHNRRIHERNQKEFINNNNNVAQRNQQLHQRQNIAEQKSISSRQHQNENVNRNFNAQSQQNSKSSTKNQQNQNKSIRLKNPFNANGQHNSQNSNNQAKQINVSEQNTPQEPIPNNDQRPDNVQSGKTPRKIESNSNFERNRRENGERRKPNTNSPTSIENFLQRFPEVRRISSRFHNEVPQRVLNDHSQRTTKPSATARTTKPSATARTTTPRVNRLPTTKRILREPFTKRVNRVPPTTKANRPLESNARRENKASPTTEANQNFESNTRRENKASPATEANQNFESNTRGKNRALPATKAKINLPTTPRGNRGTPASKRFHSAQTTTTANIVPLPESPDFENEEEELSSVDYSYLYSQDYYDELVPPHHRFQQLNKNNFQRKQVQNVNNNNFHRQQQESFRRQHANNQQKSTNFNKVLETQAQSEHSKNRKSNQKHTNPILNNLNKENQNHQNIKNQQQISNSGGEKKRQHSLPLTNIPKTPNSLKKTKQDQTTPRNVATDNTKKNAGQDTISVGPFGYTDKGEFFSDDTVTGFPQIIDLTYQGFVWAITLQYPEKEKKIHGGIHSILKDKVKQKKINMRDDYIIRVTGRASPYNINRLTLYTSKGKVYGPFGERQHKESVDFDESAPEGHALAYFSGTINLGVPLRSVGFHWRPIPS; this comes from the exons ATGGACACTAGCAAAGAGAAAAATCCCCATGCTTTACCGTTATTCCTCGATAAAACATACAACGTAAGCCAAGTGGCTGAAAATGCAAATAGTATTTTGGGTCCTGATGCA ACCACTAAAAAAAGGACttccttatattttatagaatcgGCAATTCGTTCCAAATCAAAAGAGGAATATCAACATCCCATATCCTTAGAAGATGTAACTCTCACTCAAGATCATTATGACACCAATGGAGCTCGTATTATTAGAACTGTTTCTTCTAATCTTATGAAAAGAATTAACTCATTGGAATGTATAGGCATTCATGAACTTGCGTTAGACTTATTAGAAACTAATCGTCATGATCAAAATATTCTCATACACAATTTGcgaaaattaataagtaataaaaatgttcCTGGACTCACTACTCTGGCAGATAAAACTTTAGCACCTAGTCCTAATCTAAAATTACCTTCGAAACAGACAATCGAAGAAACCATCACTAGAAATCAACAAAGACAGTCCCAACAAAGTGATCTGAAAGATCACAGCTCTATCAATGTCCAA AAAAGAATTCAAACTTCTAGACAGGAAGACATTGTAATAGAAGATGATGGCGATGCACAGCAAGGATCTAATGCGAATAATCAAAACATATCCAATAGACAAAATAATGATGTGTCAGTCCATAGTGACGCTGTACCAAATAATCGACAAGAACGTCCTTCGCATAATGTTAGAACTCCAAATAAAGCTCCAACCCAACAACCAACCAGCAATTTCAATTCTCATAATCGAAGGATTCatgaaagaaatcaaaaagagttcataaataataacaataatgttGCACAAAGAAATCAACAACTTCATCAACGCCAGAACATTGCTGAACAGAAGTCCATATCTTCTCGACAGcatcaaaatgaaaatgtaaatagGAACTTTAATGCTCAAAGTcaacaaaattccaaaagttcaactaaaaatcaacaaaatcagAATAAATCAATAAGACTCAAGAATCCTTTTAATGCTAATGGTCAACACAATAGTCAAAATAGTAATAACCAAGCAAAACAAATCAATGTAAGTGAACAGAATACTCCTCAAGAACCTATTCCCAACAATGATCAGCGACCTGATAATGTGCAGTCAGGTAAAACACCAAGAAAAATAGAGTCCAATTCTAATTTTGAGAGAAATCGCCGAGAAAATGGAGAGCGGAGGAAACCCAATACCAATAGTCCGACTTCCATCGAAAACTTTCTTCAAAGATTCCCTGAAGTTCGTAGAATTTCCTCTAGATTTCATAATGAAGTACCACAAAGAGTCTTGAATGATCACTCTCAAAGAACAACAAAACCCTCAGCTACAGCAAGAACAACAAAACCCTCAGCTACAGCAAGAACAACAACGCCTAGGGTAAATCGATTACCAACAACAAAAAGAATACTGCGGGAGCCATTTACTAAGAGAGTAAACAGAGTTCCGCCAACAACCAAAGCCAACAGACCTTTAGAAAGTAATGCTCGTCGTGAAAACAAGGCATCACCTACAACTGAAGCAAACCAAAATTTCGAAAGTAATACTCGTCGTGAAAACAAGGCATCACCTGCAACTGAAGCAAACCAAAATTTCGAAAGTAATACTCGGGGTAAAAACAGGGCTTTACCTGCAAccaaagcaaaaataaatttaccgACTACTCCCCGTGGAAATAGAGGCACCCCTGCATCCAAGAGATTCCATAGTGCCCAAACAACTACTACAGCAAATATAGTTCCCCTTCCTGAGTCACCAGACTTCGAAAATGAGGAAGAAGAGTTAAGCAGTGTTGATTACAGCTATTTATACTCTCAGGATTATTATGATGAGCTCGTACCCCCTCATCATCGATTCCAACagctaaataaaaacaattttcagaGAAAACAAGTCCAAAATGTGAATAACAATAACTTCCACAGACAGCAACAGGAGTCTTTCAGAAGACAACATGCCAACAATCAACAGAAGTCTACAAACTTCAATAAGGTGTTGGAAACTCAAGCTCAATCCGAgcattcaaaaaatagaaaaagtaatcaaaaacatactaatccaatattaaataatttgaataaagagAACCAAAAtcaccaaaatattaaaaatcaacagcAAATATCAAACTCTGGAGGTGAGAAAAAAAGGCAGCACTCACTGCCTCTAACAAATATACCTAAGACCCCGAATTCTCTAAAGAAAACAAAGCAAGATCAAACTACACCTCGAAACGTTGCAACAGATAATACGAAGAAAAACGCTGGACAAGATACAATTTCTGTTGGTCCATTTGGTTATACAGATAAAGGAGAATTTTTTTCGGACGACACAGTAACTGGCTTTCCACAAATAATTGATTTGACTTATCAAGGCTTTGTATGGGCCATCACGCTTCAATACcctgaaaaggagaaaaaaatacatggagGCATTCACTCCATTTTGAAGGACaaa gtaaaacaaaagaaaattaatatgagGGATGACTACATTATTCGTGTCACTGGACGAGCTTCTCCCTACAATATAAACCGCCTTACTCTATACACGTCTAAAGGAAAAGTATATGGACCTTTTGGCGAGAGACAGCATAAAGAATCAGTGGACTTTGATGAATCTGCCCCCGAGGGACACGCTTTAGCTTATTTCTCTGGAACAATCAATTTAGGTGTACCACTTAGATCAGTAGGATTTCACTGGAGACCTATCCCATCATAA